From Larimichthys crocea isolate SSNF unplaced genomic scaffold, L_crocea_2.0 scaffold468, whole genome shotgun sequence:
tacaaatgtaagctgtatgtgtgatttatatttatattgtggaGGTCAGCTGATGGAGCTAACACTGCACGGTTACagttcagagaagaagaagaagaagaagaactaccTGGGCTCCCCCGGCAGGTTGAAGATggtttggtccagactgaaggCTGCTGGAGTCTGAACGGGGGTCAGAGTGGGATGGTACAGTCCAGCAGGGGGGGAGCTGGGCTGAGAGTGAGACAGCCtgaggacagactgacagagagacagacaggtgagtggCTGTAAACGTGTTAAATATGCTCAGTCACTTCGTCCAATAGAAAGGTGTTTGTACCCGTCCTGCAGCATCCACGTCCAAtcgcagaggaggagggacgtTTCGTGGGCGGGgcgagggaggtggaggggtggagtCAAATCCTTGTACTCCCATTGGTTCAATGCGGTCCAGGAGCCGGATGTTAATTGGCTCTTGGTGCGTCGGGGAGGGCGGGCCGCTGCGCAGTACAAGACCCGCCCCCTGCCTCCCCCTGATTGGCTGAGCCAACAGGTGGGCGGTGTCCTGGGAGTGGACTCCGCCTCTCTCTATGTCCCGGCCAATCATCTCCAGGGACTCCAGTGAGTGGGCATGTCTCATTGTGTCCATCACTCGCCTGAACCCCGCCACTTCCTGACGCTCCATGAAGTCTGTGCACGTCCATCGCCCACGGCGATACGGCTCGCCCCGCCCAACACTGCCAGCCCCGCCCACAGCCAACCGCACCACCCTGAACCTGGAAGAACACCCCGCCCCCTGCCCCGAGGCATCATGGGAGATGTATTTCCTCTTCAGAGAGGGCGTGGTTGGCTGGGAGGAGCTTCCCTGCAGCGTCCCGCAGGAGGAGGCTGCTGATTGGAGGATGGGCAGGACCACGCTGGGAGCTGATTGGCCAGCTGGAGTTTGAAGGTTGAAGTCTGAGGTCACACTGGTGATCTGGAAGCCACTCCTCTTTTTACCACCACTCatcgttacacacacacacacacacagactacacactcactgaaacacaaacaaacaaagagacgtTTCAGTTCTGGATCGTGGCTACAACGAGATCAGTGATTGGTCGAGCCTGCTGTCGTGGTCCTGATGatgttcattattattatataatcacAGTTTTCGTTATCACTACACTCAGGTGACCCTCTGTCCTTAATGAGGACGGCTGGGCCGCTCGGTGTAGTTCGGCTGTGACGAAGAGATTCCGAGTTCTGACCCTGAACTTTAAGTGAAATGTtccctcagtgtttttttttactgaatctGTTTTTGGATTCATCTTCCAGCTGATCATGTTTCAGCTCATGTTAACGTCTTTATGATGATGCATCATGGTCTACATGTTGTATCATGACATGTCCTAAAGATACAGGTATCACCAGCAgctctaacaggaagtgacgTCATGCATGGACGAGGTCAGCAGGTGACATGGAAAGACGTTCTCACTGTGACCTAACAGAATCATTTGAAGTATTTCAGCTGTAACCACGACACGTCTGACACTGACCGCCTGACCTTAACAGCCACCAGCTCTGAACCCTGAAGGTTCCAAACAGGAGACGAGTCCTCACAGTGGATCAGCTGCATGTCCTCAAAATGTAtgataacaaacacacacagacagtttaacACAGTATAAAGTAGAACTGTCTCACCacacatcctgtctgtctctctgtctctctctccttgtagTGGTCAGTGTCTCTCGCCCTGCAGCTTTCGTCTCAAactcactttcttcttctgtgtttcctgtttcctctgacTCACTCTGTTCTGTTGCTGGTTGCTTCAGTCGGCTGCCTCTTACACAATCTGgattaacgtgtgtgtgtgtgtgtgtgtgtgtgtgtgtgtgttcagttcagGTTCTGCAGGATCTCAGCTGTTGAAAGTTTGAAACCACAGTCACACGGTCAGTCAGTCGtactatttgtgtgtgttttttaaacagctgctgtttcctcacaaattcacattttttgctGCTCagcatgaagtgtgtgtgagagccaCATGAGCTCATTCGATTGGACCGTTCGATGAAATGTCTGCATGCTGATTGGCTGCTAGAGGATGACAACAGCACTTGACTTCCTGTCCAGAGAGCGTGAACaatcagttttgtgtttgtgtgctgatcCTCTGCATTCGTATAAACAGatttaattcagatttatttaacaTCTATCATCAGAAGCAGATaggtgacaggaagtgacatcacagatgaaCACTGACCTCCATGATGTCATCGTTCATGTCTGAAACTTTATGAATCGTGTTTGTCATGGCTGCTCGTTACATGTCAACATGATACATTAAATCTGGTTTTTACATTAAGACCGTGTGtctgtatgttatatatactgtgtgtatgtcatatatatattctgtatgttatatatcctgtgtgtctgttatatatcctgtatgtatgttatatatcctgtgtgtatgttatatatcctgtatgtatgttatatatactgtatgtatgttatatatcctgtgtgtatgttatatatcctgtgtgtatgtcatatatactgtgtgtatgttatatatcctgtgtgtatgttatatatcctgtatgttatatatcctgtgtgtatgttatatatcctgtgtgtatgttatatatcctgtatgtatgttatatattctgtgtgtatgttatatattctgtatgttatatatcctgtatgtatgttatatattctgtgtgtatgttatatatcctgtatgttatatatcctctgtgtatgttatatatcctgtgtgtatgttatatatcctgtgtgtgttatatatactgtgtgtatgttatatatcctgtgtgtatgttatatatcctgtatgttatatatccggtgtgtgttatatatactgtgtgtatgttatatatcctgtgtgtatgttatatatattctgtatgttatatatcctgtgtgtatattatatatcctgtatgttatatatcctgtgtgtatgttatatatcctgtatgttatatatcctgtgtgtatgttatatatcctgtgtgtttgttatatatatatcctgtatgttatatatcctgtgtgtatgttatatatatatatcctgtatgttatatatcctgtgtgtatgttatatatcctgtgtgtatgttatatattctgtatgttatatattctgtatgttatatatcctgtgtgtatgttatatatCCTGTGTGTTATATAATCTATACAGATAAGAAGGTCGTATGTTCACAGTTAAACTtgaatttataatattattcttATACAATAATCTGACCGTAGCTATAACTGAACGTATCGTCAGCGTGCACATATTCAGGATAACAGCATGACCGTCTGACGTCATCGttgtaaacaaacactcacgTTCATGCACTCGTGCGCGCTCCCGCCACCCCTGGTTCTTAATCTGGATGAGCGGCCGCGCGCCTCCCTCACTCGGTGACGTCACGCCAGGCCCGGTGACACAATCGATCCATTatacaggaagagaaaaaaacaagcagctgcGCACTGAGCATGCGCGGCACGGCCGCAGGCGGCGGGAGCGCGCGCAGAGTTTACAGAGAGAAAAGTTTCAACAGGAACCTCCGACTTCTTCTACGATTAATGTTTCAGTCCAACCAAGAGGCAAAGTGCAGGGaagttt
This genomic window contains:
- the tsc22d4 gene encoding TSC22 domain family protein 4 isoform X1 — its product is MSGGKKRSGFQITSVTSDFNLQTPAGQSAPSVVLPILQSAASSCGTLQGSSSQPTTPSLKRKYISHDASGQGAGCSSRFRVVRLAVGGAGSVGRGEPYRRGRWTCTDFMERQEVAGFRRVMDTMRHAHSLESLEMIGRDIERGGVHSQDTAHLLAQPIRGRQGAGLVLRSGPPSPTHQEPINIRLLDRIEPMGVQGFDSTPPPPSPRPRNVPPPLRLDVDAAGRSVLRLSHSQPSSPPAGLYHPTLTPVQTPAAFSLDQTIFNLPGEPSSSSNSLIAIDNKIEQAMDLVKSHLMLAVREEVELLKEQIRELQEKNQQLERENHILRTLTHNTHTT
- the tsc22d4 gene encoding TSC22 domain family protein 4 isoform X2, with the translated sequence MSGGKKRSGFQITSVTSDFNLQTPAGQSAPSVVLPILQSAASSCGTLQGSSSQPTTPSLKRKYISHDASGQGAGCSSRFRVVRLAVGGAGSVGRGEPYRRGRWTCTDFMERQEVAGFRRVMDTMRHAHSLESLEMIGRDIERGGVHSQDTAHLLAQPIRGRQGAGLVLRSGPPSPTHQEPINIRLLDRIEPMGVQGFDSTPPPPSPRPRNVPPPLRLDVDAAGRSVLRLSHSQPSSPPAGLYHPTLTPVQTPAAFSLDQTIFNLPGEPSSSNSLIAIDNKIEQAMDLVKSHLMLAVREEVELLKEQIRELQEKNQQLERENHILRTLTHNTHTT